From a single Bacteroidota bacterium genomic region:
- a CDS encoding carboxy terminal-processing peptidase translates to MDNWMTRLSILVFAAVLAVVLHVVSFPDHGNNVVWASAPDTRPSAQGSDSSVTLALKPNHPSVAKFSSIILSKNHYAPRPLNDSLSAAIYQHFLKSMDYSRLYFLKSDINEFESLRYRLDDMITGGELDPVFTVFNRFLERFRNRMSYALSVSDSAFNYDANEDFLVDREEAGWFTSQAEQDQYWRQRVKYEILSVMVNGKDSLAAETVKKRYRNLLKQSYRYKSDEVFQLFMNAYTESLDPHSNYFSPRTSENFRINMSLSLEGIGAQLIQDNDYVQIRELIPGGPAAMSKTIQPKDRILAVGQGDEGEMVDVVGWRVDDVVQLIRGPKGTVVRLLLVHDGDPVPGGGYTIRLVRDKIKLEEQAAKSEIIPIKVNGREEKAGIIHLPTFYTDFEGRNARRPDFKSTTRDVAMLIDSMKTAGITSLVMDLRRNGGGSLDEAVELTGLFIDQGPVVQVRHYNNKVNINTDTNEGVVWNGPLVVIIDRYSASASEIFAAAIQDYGRGIIIGEPSFGKGTVQTLDNLGRYIAGPSSGDFGQLKYTIAKFYRVNGGSTQMKGVTPDIEFPVSVFSSEVGERTEQNALPWDAIAPAKYEPVRELEPVIGKLTRQSESRRSANPEFSWILSDKNENQAEEKRKVVKLNRAAMEKERDLQTEKNKLRNEERKKRGTDEKSDPVLIEAAWIGHDLAAALTGR, encoded by the coding sequence ATGGATAACTGGATGACCCGACTCAGTATACTCGTATTCGCTGCCGTGCTGGCAGTGGTTCTTCATGTGGTTTCATTTCCCGATCACGGAAACAATGTGGTGTGGGCATCTGCACCCGATACCAGGCCTTCCGCTCAGGGAAGTGATTCGTCGGTGACCTTGGCCCTGAAGCCGAATCACCCGTCGGTCGCCAAGTTTTCAAGCATCATTCTGTCGAAAAACCATTACGCCCCACGCCCGCTGAATGATTCACTTTCTGCAGCCATCTATCAGCATTTTCTGAAGTCGATGGACTACTCCCGCTTATATTTTCTCAAGTCCGATATCAATGAATTTGAATCACTGAGGTACCGGTTGGATGACATGATCACCGGCGGAGAGCTCGATCCTGTCTTCACCGTTTTTAACCGTTTTCTTGAGCGGTTCCGGAACCGGATGTCCTACGCCCTGTCTGTTTCGGACAGTGCTTTCAACTATGATGCAAACGAGGATTTCCTGGTCGATCGGGAAGAAGCCGGCTGGTTTACCAGTCAGGCCGAACAGGATCAGTACTGGCGCCAGCGGGTGAAATATGAAATTCTTTCCGTGATGGTGAATGGAAAAGATTCCCTGGCCGCCGAAACAGTGAAAAAGCGATACCGTAATTTACTGAAGCAGTCCTACCGGTATAAAAGCGATGAAGTGTTTCAACTGTTTATGAATGCTTATACTGAATCACTCGATCCTCACAGCAATTACTTCTCACCAAGAACCTCTGAGAACTTCCGCATTAACATGAGTTTGTCCCTCGAAGGAATTGGCGCACAGTTAATTCAGGACAATGATTATGTTCAGATCAGAGAACTGATTCCGGGTGGTCCGGCAGCCATGAGCAAGACCATTCAACCAAAAGACCGGATTTTGGCCGTGGGGCAGGGAGATGAAGGTGAAATGGTTGATGTGGTGGGATGGAGAGTGGATGATGTGGTTCAGCTGATCCGTGGTCCCAAAGGTACCGTGGTCCGGTTGCTGCTGGTTCACGATGGAGATCCCGTTCCCGGGGGTGGTTACACCATCCGGTTGGTTCGCGACAAAATCAAGCTTGAAGAACAGGCTGCCAAAAGTGAAATCATTCCCATTAAGGTTAACGGCAGGGAAGAGAAAGCCGGAATCATTCATTTGCCGACCTTCTACACTGATTTCGAAGGAAGAAACGCACGCCGGCCCGACTTTAAGAGCACCACAAGAGATGTGGCCATGCTGATCGATTCGATGAAAACCGCCGGAATCACCTCCCTGGTGATGGATCTGCGGCGGAATGGCGGTGGTTCCCTCGATGAAGCCGTTGAACTCACTGGTCTTTTTATCGATCAGGGTCCGGTGGTGCAGGTCAGACATTATAACAACAAGGTCAACATCAACACAGATACCAATGAGGGTGTGGTCTGGAATGGTCCGCTGGTGGTGATAATTGACCGTTACAGCGCGTCTGCTTCAGAAATTTTTGCAGCAGCCATTCAGGATTATGGCCGTGGAATTATCATCGGTGAACCGTCCTTCGGAAAGGGAACCGTGCAGACACTCGATAATCTTGGAAGGTACATTGCTGGTCCTTCCTCGGGTGATTTCGGCCAGTTGAAATATACCATTGCCAAATTTTACCGGGTCAACGGCGGATCTACCCAGATGAAGGGAGTCACTCCGGATATTGAATTCCCGGTATCGGTTTTTTCATCAGAGGTTGGTGAGCGGACCGAACAAAATGCACTTCCCTGGGATGCGATCGCACCTGCGAAGTATGAACCCGTCAGGGAGTTGGAGCCGGTTATCGGGAAGCTGACCCGTCAATCAGAATCCAGACGATCCGCCAATCCGGAGTTTTCATGGATCCTTTCCGATAAAAACGAAAACCAGGCAGAAGAAAAACGGAAAGTGGTTAAACTGAACCGTGCAGCCATGGAAAAGGAACGGGACCTGCAGACGGAGAAAAACAAACTTCGGAATGAAGAACGTAAAAAACGGGGAACCGACGAGAAATCCGATCCGGTACTGATCGAGGCCGCCTGGATTGGTCACGATCTCGCTGCTGCACTGACCGGACGCTGA
- a CDS encoding phosphatase PAP2 family protein encodes MSEMLVRLQRWDEKWIWKLVSGRTERLNRFMKLMSSLGDGYLYVLAALAVYGLTGLSVEWMLFTVIAFSVELISYKLIKSGTTRPRPFQKNADIVNLVIPPDQYSFPSGHTAAATVAAVAFGMMFPVAIPFLAGFVVLVAVSRVYLGVHYPTDVLVGFALGLFSCGVASLITGFPA; translated from the coding sequence ATGAGCGAAATGCTGGTCAGACTTCAGCGATGGGATGAGAAGTGGATATGGAAACTGGTTTCCGGGCGGACGGAACGTCTGAACCGGTTTATGAAGCTGATGTCATCCCTTGGTGATGGTTACCTCTATGTGCTGGCGGCCCTGGCAGTTTACGGTCTGACGGGATTGTCCGTTGAATGGATGCTGTTTACCGTTATTGCATTCTCTGTTGAACTGATTTCATATAAACTGATTAAATCGGGAACCACCCGCCCTCGTCCTTTTCAGAAAAATGCCGATATCGTTAATCTGGTGATTCCGCCGGATCAATACTCGTTTCCCAGCGGACATACGGCTGCAGCCACGGTGGCAGCGGTCGCCTTTGGAATGATGTTCCCGGTAGCCATTCCATTTCTGGCCGGATTTGTGGTACTGGTGGCAGTCTCCCGTGTTTACCTCGGCGTTCATTACCCCACCGACGTGCTTGTTGGTTTTGCGCTTGGCCTGTTCAGTTGCGGAGTCGCCAGCCTCATAACCGGCTTTCCGGCCTGA
- the rpsO gene encoding 30S ribosomal protein S15 yields MSLESSVKTEIIGKLGSSAKDTGKTEVQIAIFTRRINDITDHLKSNPKDHSGRRGLMLLVGKRRRLLDYLMKKDINRYRTIIAELEIRK; encoded by the coding sequence ATGAGCTTAGAAAGTTCTGTTAAAACTGAAATCATCGGAAAATTGGGTTCAAGTGCGAAGGACACGGGTAAAACCGAGGTTCAGATTGCCATTTTTACCCGTCGGATCAATGATATTACGGATCACCTGAAAAGTAATCCGAAAGATCACTCCGGGCGCCGTGGGCTGATGCTGCTGGTCGGAAAACGCCGGCGGTTGCTTGATTATCTGATGAAGAAGGATATCAACCGGTATCGGACCATCATTGCCGAACTGGAAATCCGGAAATAA
- a CDS encoding phosphatase PAP2 family protein, whose translation MFKRISNKVMIWDRRIITQIMERRKSGFTRFMKLMTRAGDGWLYPVLAVWQFATVTVTFRWFLTALFSYIIEMTFQLTIKNLSGRRRPFNRFPGIKNLVAPPDQYSFPSGHTAVATVSAIIFSVGYPPATPVFIVFAALVGFSRVYLGVHYPTDVIVGVLLGIFSVAMAWLLAGSLEPLFPPAISGWFPLNAS comes from the coding sequence ATGTTCAAGCGGATCAGCAATAAGGTGATGATCTGGGACCGCCGGATCATCACTCAGATCATGGAACGGAGAAAGTCTGGCTTTACCCGTTTCATGAAGCTGATGACCCGCGCCGGCGATGGCTGGCTGTATCCGGTTCTTGCGGTCTGGCAATTCGCAACTGTAACGGTCACCTTCCGGTGGTTCCTGACCGCCCTTTTTTCGTATATCATCGAAATGACCTTCCAGCTGACCATTAAAAATCTGAGTGGCCGGCGCCGACCCTTTAACCGGTTTCCTGGAATCAAGAATCTGGTTGCTCCCCCTGATCAATACAGTTTTCCGAGCGGGCATACAGCGGTTGCCACCGTCTCTGCCATTATTTTTTCGGTGGGATATCCGCCTGCAACCCCGGTATTTATTGTTTTTGCGGCCCTGGTCGGGTTTTCGAGAGTCTATCTCGGGGTGCACTATCCGACCGATGTCATCGTTGGGGTTCTCCTTGGCATCTTCTCGGTTGCGATGGCCTGGCTGCTTGCCGGGTCATTGGAGCCCCTGTTTCCTCCTGCCATCAGCGGCTGGTTCCCGCTGAACGCCTCCTGA
- a CDS encoding response regulator: MLTDLKTGKCLIVDDSEENLATISRLMKKFDFSSIVLARSGEEALAILQNERNSMVWDLILMDISMPGMGGIDASARIKSDEELRDIPIIILTGHAVEEFLSPAFEVGVNDYLSRPIRKIELLARVKAALRLKHAINRRKQTISDLRDTLNNIKTLKGLLPICANCKKIRDDSGYWQQVESYVQSHTQASFSESICPDCQQELAAGEIHHHS, from the coding sequence ATGCTGACTGACCTGAAAACCGGAAAATGCCTGATTGTTGATGATTCTGAAGAGAACCTGGCAACCATCAGCCGGTTGATGAAAAAGTTCGACTTTTCCTCCATTGTTCTGGCACGATCCGGTGAGGAAGCCCTGGCCATTCTTCAGAATGAACGGAATTCAATGGTGTGGGATCTGATTCTGATGGACATTTCCATGCCGGGAATGGGTGGAATCGATGCGAGCGCCCGGATAAAATCGGATGAAGAACTGCGTGACATCCCCATTATTATTCTTACCGGACATGCAGTCGAGGAATTCCTGTCACCCGCGTTCGAAGTGGGTGTGAATGATTATCTGAGCCGGCCCATCCGCAAAATTGAGCTGCTGGCAAGGGTAAAAGCTGCTCTCCGGCTCAAACATGCGATAAACCGTCGCAAACAAACCATTTCAGATCTTCGCGACACGCTCAACAACATCAAAACCCTCAAGGGATTACTTCCCATCTGTGCCAATTGTAAAAAAATCCGTGATGACAGCGGATATTGGCAGCAGGTGGAAAGCTACGTCCAGTCGCACACTCAGGCATCCTTTTCCGAATCGATTTGCCCCGACTGTCAGCAGGAACTGGCAGCCGGGGAAATCCATCATCACTCCTGA
- a CDS encoding alpha-2-macroglobulin family protein, producing MKKPSTALLSFSQKWLVASFLILSSCSPSSVIEIDDVSFGEEVLPGDRLEVTFNNDLAPDSLQMSWMPAPFLTITPEVAGSFRWLTSDKVEFVPLNGFRPSTKYTVTPGPGLERLLPGGSNKTVNLSQKFEFHTPWMNLKGTSAIWMAAGPASSENRLRVRLLFTETVLPNQSGITLRQDDKPIPFTMIQEEPGAELVLDILQSKLVSLTSDLEVTLPAGFKNNNGSYQLPEPLEGKVSVPPQTRLEILALTPVVESGSPSLSIQTNQEVINSDPEALITISPSIRFQVIRENWGLSITGDFDFGQTYSITLSDQLKGPFGPLQSAFKSGFTFATPTPSIRLTNPKSIYLSTEGGQTIGLEITAINKVRVITRKVFANNLKALLSYATENDYYDYEDEGVYQRRFDQYVFRWVAHRSDWVSTIRDEEIKVASMPFKNGRHHYQFKVPPADDFKGMYLIEMYGTDDPDERVVFGVAYSDVGLIARMDPLGNLTVFTNSLKTAQPLGQVSLSVLSHNNQLMATGKTGSSGSATFPSLLKNPYQFQPEMITAETADGGFTFIMLSDTRTDLSRYDVAGFTENQTGMMGFINPERNLYRPGEAIRYSVIIRDREWKPVKKVPFRVVAVLPDGNQFLSERKETDETGDFTGTIPTHVSSPTGKWRVEIYSADQILLNSETFFIEEFIPDRILVQTSLDKSSYKPGDDISLKGTATNYFGPPAAGRKFESELSIYPKPIHSKQFSSYSFKLVTRTDLTFEEVVNEGETNEKGEFGATFTVPDGFTNIGLLEGRIFTTVFDENGRPVNKINLVNLPTQPYFAGLGEFESYPATNEKLFIPLVAVNEQGEPLNAAKLTVKVIRTIWESALVENSWGGRRFETRQRKIVLSEQTVTSQTDGIVFPFTPTTTGSYEVQVGLPGSSTYVSGWFYAYAFGTSGSGAFATNQEGHVEIAADKETYSPGDQARLMFNTPFPGRLLITLEREKLYDHFWVDTDKKTAVLDLKIKEEYRPNIFVSATLFRALDDGSIPVTVAHGYHSIRVLNPDQRLPVEIKAVAESRSKTKQRITVKAGNKAGTSVTIAAVDEGILAIKDFKTPDPLTWFFQKRKLQVEAFDMYHLIYPDLTFRTSSAGGDKYNLAKRINPLTARRVKLVSFWSDKLKTGSDGTVSFDIDIPDFSGKLRLMAVAHHGDQFGNAEAAMTVSDPVVLSTALPRFMAPSDTVSMGVMVSNTTAKPLSIQLMVKTDGPLTLQDRVPVQMNLPAQSEKQVFVRISAKPVTGTGKVVVSATAGSENWSQETELSIRPTAAYQTSQLTGVVAPGETKTLSGYSKDWLPGSLSGKLVVGPLPGLDVSRLVSEVVNYPYGCSEQITSRGFAMLNYEQLIKTTGIRLPGNQPVLELITESIRMLESRQTYSGGILLWPGTNSPDLWTSVYAAHFLIEAKRAGYAVDQKILNKLKDFVRSVSRNRENEKIYLYEGSTPKWITVPRRVNLYGLFVLARDGDPDVGSMNYYRSNLKELTTESRILLASAYGQNGDLVTFSSLLPVGLGGKEMPRESGQTWASDTRNLAMNLYAIRLADPSHSSVVLLQTSLSNKLKQEKWFSTQEISFILLAARVSEAQSKADFASVKITGVPTEKEFNETPVSVSVLPESAIKLVGGSGKTPTPYTLLLTGIPVGTDPEPSDAGLVIRKQFYDRQGSPLSGNRVEQGDLVVIKLTLQNTTGNPISNVVINDLLPAGLEIENPRLKGKNDMSWLGEFDQADYLDIRDDRILLFTEAPSSRKMTFYYMVRAVTAGDFKLPGVVAEAMYSPGFRSVTETNRLKVQARK from the coding sequence ATGAAAAAACCATCAACTGCTCTGCTGTCATTCAGCCAGAAATGGCTGGTTGCGTCCTTTTTAATCCTGTCATCCTGCAGTCCGTCCTCCGTCATCGAAATTGACGATGTTTCCTTTGGAGAAGAGGTTCTGCCCGGGGATCGACTGGAAGTCACCTTTAATAACGACCTTGCACCGGACTCCCTTCAGATGAGCTGGATGCCGGCTCCGTTTCTGACCATCACTCCCGAGGTTGCCGGATCCTTCAGATGGTTAACTTCCGACAAGGTGGAATTCGTTCCGCTGAATGGTTTCAGGCCATCCACAAAATATACCGTCACTCCAGGGCCTGGGCTGGAACGCCTGCTTCCCGGGGGTAGCAACAAAACGGTCAATCTCTCACAGAAATTTGAATTTCATACACCATGGATGAATCTGAAGGGTACCTCTGCCATCTGGATGGCTGCAGGTCCGGCTTCTTCAGAAAACAGGCTGAGAGTCCGGCTGCTGTTTACCGAAACGGTTCTGCCGAACCAATCAGGAATAACCCTACGGCAGGATGACAAGCCGATACCGTTTACTATGATTCAGGAAGAACCCGGTGCCGAACTGGTTCTGGATATCCTTCAGTCGAAACTGGTCTCGTTGACCTCGGACCTTGAGGTGACCCTGCCCGCAGGTTTTAAGAACAACAACGGTTCATATCAGTTACCGGAACCGCTGGAAGGCAAGGTATCTGTTCCCCCGCAAACCCGACTCGAAATACTGGCTTTAACTCCGGTGGTTGAATCAGGGTCCCCCTCGCTCTCCATTCAAACCAATCAGGAAGTGATTAATTCAGATCCGGAAGCACTCATTACCATTTCGCCGTCCATCCGGTTTCAGGTCATCCGGGAAAACTGGGGACTTTCCATAACCGGGGATTTTGATTTTGGCCAGACCTACTCAATCACCTTGTCTGATCAGCTCAAAGGACCCTTCGGGCCTCTGCAATCGGCCTTTAAATCGGGGTTTACGTTTGCAACCCCAACCCCATCCATCCGGCTCACCAATCCGAAATCCATTTACCTGAGTACCGAGGGCGGGCAAACCATCGGGCTGGAAATCACGGCGATCAATAAAGTCAGGGTGATTACCCGCAAAGTGTTTGCAAATAATCTGAAGGCGCTTCTCAGTTATGCCACCGAAAATGACTATTACGACTATGAGGATGAAGGGGTATACCAGCGACGGTTCGACCAGTATGTGTTCCGTTGGGTTGCTCACCGGTCCGATTGGGTTTCTACCATCCGTGACGAGGAGATCAAAGTTGCTTCCATGCCTTTTAAAAATGGCAGGCATCACTATCAGTTCAAGGTTCCCCCGGCCGATGATTTCAAAGGAATGTATCTCATCGAAATGTACGGAACCGATGATCCGGATGAGCGCGTGGTGTTTGGAGTTGCCTATTCAGATGTTGGACTAATTGCCAGGATGGATCCGCTCGGCAACCTGACTGTATTCACCAACTCCCTGAAAACGGCGCAGCCATTGGGGCAGGTTTCCCTGTCGGTACTTTCCCACAACAATCAGTTGATGGCAACAGGCAAGACCGGATCTTCCGGATCGGCCACATTCCCCTCGCTGTTAAAAAACCCGTATCAGTTCCAACCGGAAATGATAACCGCCGAGACCGCCGATGGCGGGTTCACGTTTATCATGCTTTCAGATACAAGAACCGATCTTTCCCGGTATGATGTGGCCGGTTTTACCGAAAACCAGACTGGAATGATGGGCTTTATCAATCCTGAAAGGAATCTGTACCGGCCAGGTGAAGCCATCCGGTATTCCGTGATTATCAGAGACCGGGAATGGAAACCTGTTAAAAAAGTCCCCTTCCGGGTTGTGGCCGTGCTTCCGGATGGCAACCAGTTTTTATCAGAACGGAAGGAAACCGATGAAACCGGTGATTTCACCGGGACCATTCCGACCCATGTCAGTTCACCCACCGGGAAATGGCGTGTGGAAATTTACTCGGCCGACCAGATCCTGCTGAATTCTGAAACCTTTTTTATTGAAGAGTTCATACCTGACCGGATTCTGGTTCAGACTTCTCTGGACAAGTCTTCCTACAAGCCGGGAGATGACATCAGCCTAAAAGGAACCGCCACCAACTATTTTGGTCCGCCTGCAGCAGGCCGGAAATTTGAATCGGAACTGTCCATTTATCCGAAACCTATCCATTCAAAGCAGTTCTCTTCCTACTCATTCAAACTGGTAACCCGAACCGATCTGACTTTCGAGGAGGTGGTAAATGAGGGTGAAACCAATGAAAAAGGTGAGTTTGGAGCCACTTTCACTGTTCCTGACGGTTTCACGAATATTGGTTTGCTTGAAGGACGGATATTTACAACTGTCTTTGATGAAAATGGAAGACCGGTTAATAAAATCAACCTGGTCAATCTGCCAACGCAGCCCTACTTTGCTGGTTTGGGAGAATTTGAATCCTACCCCGCCACCAATGAAAAACTGTTTATTCCGCTGGTGGCAGTAAACGAGCAAGGCGAGCCTCTCAATGCAGCCAAGCTCACAGTAAAAGTGATCAGAACCATTTGGGAATCCGCACTGGTCGAGAACAGCTGGGGTGGACGCCGGTTCGAGACACGCCAACGAAAAATTGTCCTTTCCGAACAGACGGTCACCTCTCAGACAGATGGAATCGTCTTTCCGTTTACTCCCACCACCACCGGATCTTATGAAGTACAGGTAGGTTTACCAGGCTCATCCACCTATGTGAGCGGGTGGTTTTATGCTTATGCATTCGGAACCTCGGGCAGCGGCGCCTTTGCCACCAATCAGGAAGGACACGTGGAAATTGCAGCCGATAAAGAAACTTACTCGCCCGGCGATCAGGCCAGGCTGATGTTCAACACTCCGTTTCCCGGACGATTGCTGATTACTCTTGAACGGGAGAAATTGTATGACCATTTCTGGGTGGACACCGATAAGAAAACAGCCGTTCTCGATCTGAAAATCAAGGAAGAATACCGACCCAATATTTTCGTATCGGCTACCTTGTTCAGGGCACTGGATGATGGATCCATACCGGTAACGGTTGCCCATGGATACCACTCAATCCGTGTATTGAATCCGGATCAGCGGTTACCTGTTGAAATTAAGGCAGTGGCTGAAAGCCGAAGCAAAACCAAACAGCGCATCACCGTAAAAGCCGGCAACAAGGCAGGGACCTCGGTCACAATTGCTGCGGTCGATGAAGGCATTCTTGCCATTAAAGATTTTAAAACCCCAGACCCTCTCACCTGGTTTTTCCAAAAGCGGAAACTGCAGGTAGAGGCCTTCGACATGTATCACCTGATCTATCCGGATCTGACCTTCAGGACATCAAGTGCGGGCGGAGATAAATACAATCTGGCCAAGCGGATCAATCCGCTGACAGCCAGGCGGGTAAAACTGGTTTCTTTCTGGAGTGATAAACTGAAGACCGGAAGTGATGGCACGGTTTCCTTTGATATTGATATCCCTGATTTTTCAGGGAAACTCCGGTTAATGGCGGTTGCCCACCATGGAGATCAGTTTGGAAATGCAGAGGCAGCCATGACAGTTTCTGATCCTGTGGTTCTTTCGACAGCCCTGCCCCGTTTTATGGCACCTTCCGATACCGTATCGATGGGAGTGATGGTCTCGAACACCACGGCAAAACCTCTGTCCATCCAGCTGATGGTAAAAACCGATGGTCCTCTCACCCTTCAGGACCGGGTGCCGGTGCAGATGAATCTCCCCGCCCAATCCGAAAAACAGGTTTTTGTCCGGATTTCTGCCAAACCGGTTACCGGGACGGGAAAAGTCGTCGTTTCGGCAACAGCCGGATCTGAAAACTGGTCGCAGGAAACCGAGTTGTCCATCCGTCCCACGGCTGCCTATCAGACGAGTCAGCTGACCGGCGTGGTGGCACCAGGAGAGACCAAAACCCTTTCAGGATACTCGAAGGACTGGTTGCCTGGTTCCCTATCGGGAAAACTGGTGGTGGGTCCCCTTCCCGGATTGGATGTATCCAGACTGGTCAGTGAGGTGGTTAATTACCCATACGGTTGCAGTGAGCAAATCACCTCGAGAGGATTTGCCATGCTCAACTATGAACAGCTGATCAAAACCACGGGAATCAGATTACCAGGAAACCAGCCGGTCCTTGAACTCATCACCGAATCGATCAGAATGCTGGAGAGCCGGCAAACATACAGCGGTGGTATCTTATTGTGGCCCGGAACGAACTCTCCCGACCTGTGGACATCGGTTTATGCAGCACATTTTCTGATTGAGGCCAAACGCGCAGGTTATGCAGTCGACCAGAAAATTCTCAATAAATTGAAGGATTTTGTCCGCTCGGTCAGTCGCAACAGGGAAAATGAGAAAATTTATCTTTATGAAGGAAGCACTCCGAAATGGATCACGGTTCCACGCCGTGTTAATCTGTACGGTCTTTTCGTTCTTGCCCGTGATGGCGACCCGGATGTCGGTTCGATGAATTACTACCGAAGCAATCTTAAAGAGCTGACCACTGAATCCAGGATTCTGCTGGCTTCGGCCTATGGTCAGAACGGAGATCTGGTAACCTTCAGCTCCCTGCTGCCTGTGGGTCTTGGCGGGAAAGAAATGCCCCGGGAATCCGGCCAGACCTGGGCCTCTGACACCAGAAACCTGGCTATGAACCTGTATGCCATCCGGTTGGCCGATCCTTCCCACTCCAGCGTGGTGTTGCTACAAACGAGTTTAAGCAACAAACTGAAACAGGAAAAATGGTTCAGCACTCAGGAAATCAGTTTTATTCTGCTGGCAGCCAGGGTTTCTGAAGCACAGTCGAAGGCAGATTTTGCTTCAGTAAAAATCACGGGTGTTCCAACCGAGAAGGAATTCAATGAAACACCTGTGTCCGTTTCTGTTCTGCCCGAATCAGCCATTAAACTGGTCGGCGGATCTGGAAAAACACCCACCCCTTATACGTTGTTGCTCACTGGTATTCCGGTCGGGACCGACCCCGAACCATCCGATGCTGGTCTGGTAATCAGGAAGCAATTTTATGACCGTCAGGGCAGTCCTTTATCGGGAAACAGGGTTGAACAGGGAGATCTGGTGGTGATTAAACTGACCTTACAGAATACGACTGGCAACCCCATCAGCAATGTGGTGATCAATGACCTGCTGCCCGCCGGATTGGAAATTGAAAATCCAAGGTTGAAGGGCAAAAACGACATGAGCTGGTTGGGTGAATTTGATCAGGCCGATTATCTCGACATCAGGGACGACCGGATTCTGTTGTTTACCGAAGCACCGTCCAGCAGGAAGATGACGTTTTACTACATGGTCCGTGCGGTAACGGCCGGTGATTTCAAGTTACCGGGTGTGGTGGCAGAGGCCATGTATTCACCTGGTTTCCGGTCGGTGACCGAAACAAACCGGCTGAAAGTCCAGGCCAGAAAATAA